One region of Lathamus discolor isolate bLatDis1 chromosome 2, bLatDis1.hap1, whole genome shotgun sequence genomic DNA includes:
- the COLEC12 gene encoding collectin-12 → MKDDFAEEEEVQSFGYKRFGIQEGTQCTKCKNNWALKFSIILLYILCALLTITVAILGYKVVEKMDNVTGGLETSHRRYTEKLTEVESGLKKLDDQAGQKAMDTNTELSSFRSDILALRQQLHDIAEKTTRNKDTLEKLQESGNVLDDRQSQMRSALDSNSIMIISVNKTLQAYTGYINNLQQDTSNIQTNLQNQVHSHNVVIMNLNNLNLTQMQQRNLISVLQKSMEDTSLAILRIKNDFQNLQQVVLQARKDTDGLKEKVQNLQTLAANNSALAKANNDTLEDMNNQLSSFSGQMENITTIAQANEQNLKDLQEQHKEYENRTSAKFNQLEERFQVFETDIVSIISNISYTAHHLRTLTSNLNEVRTTCTDTLSKHSDELIFMNSTLANIRLDSASLKVQQDLMRSRLDVEVANLSVIMEEMKLVDSKHGQLIKNFTILQGPPGPRGPKGDRGPQGPLGPAGLKGQKGEKGEPGPPGPAGEKGPPGPTGPPGEKGGKGSRGSPGSKGQRGSPGKTGPPGPSGDPGPPGPQGKDGPPGPQGPPGFQGLQGTVGEPGVPGPRGLPGLPGVPGLPGPKGPPGPPGPPGPGMPMALQSEPTSVPEANGCSPHWKNYTEKCYYFSIEREIFEEAKLFCEERASRLVIINNKEEQQWIKRQIFGKGSFWIGLTDTEKENEWRWLDGSLPVYTNWKTGQPDNWSHGHGPGEDCAGLIYAGLWNDFYCEDVNNFICEKDMDKGQIFGV, encoded by the exons GTATTCAGGAGGGGACTCAATGTACCAAATGCAAAAATAACTGGGCACTGAAGTTTTCCATCAtcttattatatattttatgtgCCCTGTTAACAATCACAGTAGCCATTCTGGGATACAAAG tTGTAGAAAAAATGGACAATGTGACAGGTGGCCTGGAAACATCCCACAGAAGATATACAGAAAAGCTCACAGAAGTGGAGAGTGGGCTGAAGAAATTAG ATGATCAAGCTGGGCAAAAAGCCATGGACACTAACACTGAGCTGTCTAGCTTCAGATCTGACATTCTGGCTCTTCGTCAGCAGCTTCATGACATTGCAGAGAAAACTACCAGAAACAAAGATACACTGGAGAAGCTGCAAGAGTCTGGAAATGTATTAGATGATAGACAGAGTCAAATGAGAAGTGCCTTAGATAGTAACTCTATCATGATCATCAGTGTTAATAAGACTCTTCAGGCGTATACTGGCTATATCAACAATCTTCAACAAGACACAAGTAATATCCAAACAAACTTGCAAAACCAAGTGCATTCTCATAATGTGGTCATCATGAACCTGAACAACTTAAACCTGACACAAATGCAGCAAAGAAATCTTATCAGTGTCCTGCAGAAGTCAATGGAAGATACAAGCTTGGCTATTCTAAGAATCAAGAATGACTTTCAAAATCTGCAGCAGGTTGTCCTTCAAGCCCGGAAGGACACTGATGGGCTTAAGGAGAAAGTACAAAATTTGCAGACTTTGGCTGCCAACAACTCAGCGCTGGCTAAAGCTAACAATGATACACTTGAAGACATGAACAATCAGCTCAGCTCCTTCAGCGGGCAAATGGAGAACATCACCACAATTGCCCAAGCCAACGAACAAAATCTAAAGGATCTCCAGGAACAACATAAAGAATATGAAAACAGAACTTCTGCCAAATTTAACCAGCTAGAAGAGAGGTTCCAGGTCTTCGAAACTGATATAGTCAGTATCATTAGCAACATCAGCTACACAGCTCATCATCTACGAACACTGACTAGCAATCTCAATGAGGTCAGGACAACTTGTACAGACACCTTAAGTAAACATTCAGATGAGCTGATTTTTATGAACAGCACACTAGCCAATATTCGCTTAGACTCTGCATCCCTCAAGGTGCAACAGGATTTGATGAGGTCAAGGTTAGATGTTGAAGTTGCCAATTTGTCAGTAATCATGGAAGAAATGAAGCTGGTAGATTCCAAACACGGCCAGCTCATCAAGAACTTCACTATCCTACAAG GTCCTCCTGGTCCAAGGGGACCTAAAGGTGACAGAGGCCCTCAAGGTCCTCTTGGCCCTGCTGGCCTAAAAGgacaaaaaggagagaaaggagagccTGGACCACCAGGACCTGCAGGTGAGAAGGGCCCACCTGGGCCAACCGGGCcaccaggagaaaaaggaggaaaaggttCTAGAGGATCACCTGGCTCCAAAGGTCAGAGAGGTTCTCCGGGCAAGACGGGTCCGCCTGGACCAAGTGGAGACCCAGGACCACCAGGTCCACAAGGCAAAGATGGTCCACCTGGACCACAAGGTCCACCAGGATTTCAAGGGCTGCAAGGAACTGTGGGAGAGCCAGGGGTACCAGGACCTCGAGGACTACCTGGGCTGCCTGGAGTCCCTGGGCTGCCTGGTCCAAAGGGCCCACCTGGGCCACCAGGGCCACCAGGTCCAGGGATGCCAATGGCCCTACAGAGTGAACCTACATCAGTGCCCGAGGCTAATG GTTGTTCTCCTCATTGGAAGAACTATACTGAAAAGTGCTACTACTTTTCAATTGAAAGAGAAATTTTTGAAGAGGCAAAGTTATTCTGTGAAGAGAGGGCATCACGCTTGGTTATCATAAACAACAAAGAGGAGCAG CAATGGataaaaagacagatttttggAAAAGGCAGCTTCTGGATTGGACTAACAgatacagagaaggaaaatgaatggAGATGGCTGGATGGATCCTTACCAGTTTACAC GAACTGGAAAACTGGGCAACCTGATAACTGGAGCCATGGGCACGGGCCAGGGGAAGATTGTGCTGGGTTGATCTATGCTGGGCTCTGGAATGACTTCTACTGTGAAGACGTTAACAATTTCATTTGTGAAAAAGACATGGACAAAG GGCAAATATTTGGAGTGTAA